The DNA region TCCTGAGCGGGCCCCACGGGTCCTGCCGCCCGCCGGTCCGGTCCCGGTCGTGCCCCGTGCGGTCACCGGCGTGACCGGGGGCCCGGCGAGGTGCCCGGCCCCGCCGCGGTCGAGCCGCGGACGACCAGCTCGGGCATGAAGACGAATTCGCTGTGCGGAGCGGGGGTGCCGCCGATCTCCTCCAGCAGCGTGCGCACCGCGGCCTGTCCCATGGCCGTCACCGGCTGCCGGATCGTGGTCAGCGGCGGATCGGTGAACGCTATGAGCGGGGAGTCGTCGTAACCGACCACCGAGAGGTCGCGCGGCACCTCCATCGACAGCCGGCGGGCCGCCCGGATCGCGCCGAGCGCCATCATGTCGCTGGCGCACACCACCGCGGTGCAGCCGCGCTCCATCAGGGCCGAGGCCGCCGCCTGGCCACCCTCCAGCGTGTAGAGGGAGTGCTGGATCAGCTCTTCCACCGCGTCCGCGGCAAGGCCGAGCTGCTCCGCCATCGTGGCGTGGAAGCCCTCTATCTTGCGCAACACCGGCACGAAGCGTTTGGGGCCGACCGCGAGGCCGATGCGCTGGTGTCCCAGTGCCACCAGGTGCGTCACCGCGAGCCGCATCGCGGCCCGGTCGTCGGGGGAGATGAACGGCGCCTGCACCTTGGGGGAGAAGCCGTTGACCAGGACGAAGGGAACACCCTGCGCACGAAGTTGTTCGTAGCGCTGCATGTCGGCGGAGGTGTCGGCGTGGAGGCCGGAGACGAAGATGATGCCCGAGACCCCGCGGTCCACGAGCATCTCGGTGAGCTCGTCCTCCGTCGAGCCACCGGGCGTCTGCGTCGCCAGCACCGGTGTGTAGCCCTGCCGCGTCAGCGCCTGGCCGATGACCTGGGCGAGGGCGGGGAAGATCGGGTTCTCCAGCTCGGGCGTGATGAGGCCGACCAGTCCGGCGCTGCGCCTGCGCAGGCGCACCGGGCGTTCATAGCCGAGGACGTCGAGCGCCGCGAGGACGGATTCACGGGTAGCCGCGGCGACACCGGGCTTGCCGTTCAGTACACGGCTGACCGTCGCTTCGCTGACCCCCGCCTGAGTTGCGATATCGGCAAGCCGTGCGGTCATGGAAGTGGACTGTACCGGGCGCGTGTCGGATTGCCCACCATGCGCCGGATTCGGGCCCCACGGCTCCGTGGCGGAGCTCTGCAGCGGCCTGCGCAGCAATATCTTGCAAGGCCTTGCGGCCCCTCCCCGCTCACGGCGATCGGATCGTCGTACCGCCCAGGGAGGCGGCCTGGCCTGCTGCGGGCAGGGCGGAACGGGCTCCGTCAAGAGGCTTGACGGCAACCTTGAGGACACGCCAATGTAACGATCAGCGGCGCTTGCAGAAATCTTCCGCAAGGTCTTTCGGTCGTCTTTCATCCTTGTTACGTTCACGTCGACCCGGCGCCGCGACGGAGCGGTACGGCAGTTGAAGGAGTTCAGATGCGACGTGGCATAACGGCCACCGCCCTGGTCGCGGCCCTGGCGCTCGCGGCGACCGCCTGCGGCAGCGACGACGAGTCCGGCGGCAGCAAGAGCTCGGGCGAGCTCTCCGGCACGGTGACGTGGTGGGACACCTCGACCGTCGGCAGCGAGGACAAGGTCTTCAAGAAGATCGCCGAGGGTTTCGAGAAGAAGCACCCGAAGGTCGACGTCAAGTACGTCAACGTGCCCTTCGGTGAGGCGCAGAACAAGTTCAAGAACGCCGCGCAGGCCGGCGCCGGCGCCCCCGACGTCATCC from Streptomyces sp. B1I3 includes:
- a CDS encoding LacI family DNA-binding transcriptional regulator, yielding MTARLADIATQAGVSEATVSRVLNGKPGVAAATRESVLAALDVLGYERPVRLRRRSAGLVGLITPELENPIFPALAQVIGQALTRQGYTPVLATQTPGGSTEDELTEMLVDRGVSGIIFVSGLHADTSADMQRYEQLRAQGVPFVLVNGFSPKVQAPFISPDDRAAMRLAVTHLVALGHQRIGLAVGPKRFVPVLRKIEGFHATMAEQLGLAADAVEELIQHSLYTLEGGQAAASALMERGCTAVVCASDMMALGAIRAARRLSMEVPRDLSVVGYDDSPLIAFTDPPLTTIRQPVTAMGQAAVRTLLEEIGGTPAPHSEFVFMPELVVRGSTAAGPGTSPGPRSRR